Proteins encoded by one window of Ulvibacter sp. MAR_2010_11:
- a CDS encoding alpha/beta fold hydrolase, whose amino-acid sequence MTNKLKKEGKFSYVELGEGTPIIVLHGLMGGLSNFDGVTGFFPPKGYKVVIPELPIYKMSLLKTNVKNFAKYVSEFIDHIGYKDVILLGNSLGGHIGLLCTKLYPEKIKALVITGSSGLYESAMGESYPKRGDYDYIQKKAENVFYDPKIATKEIVDEVYATVNDRTKLIRTLAIAKSAIRHNMSKDLPHMNTPTCIIWGEDDNVTPPAVAKEFHELLPDSDLFWIAKCGHAAMMEHPNEFNDLLYAWLQERKF is encoded by the coding sequence ATGACGAATAAATTAAAGAAAGAAGGTAAATTCAGCTACGTAGAATTAGGGGAAGGTACCCCAATAATTGTGTTACACGGACTTATGGGAGGTCTGAGTAATTTTGACGGAGTGACCGGTTTTTTTCCACCTAAAGGCTATAAAGTTGTAATCCCTGAATTGCCTATCTACAAGATGTCTTTGCTAAAAACCAATGTAAAGAACTTTGCAAAATACGTTTCAGAATTTATTGATCACATAGGCTATAAAGATGTTATTTTGTTGGGAAATTCATTGGGAGGACACATTGGCCTGCTTTGCACAAAATTGTACCCTGAAAAAATAAAAGCACTTGTTATTACGGGAAGTTCGGGTCTGTATGAGAGCGCCATGGGTGAAAGTTATCCGAAGCGCGGAGATTACGATTATATTCAGAAAAAGGCAGAAAATGTTTTTTACGACCCAAAAATAGCAACCAAAGAAATTGTCGATGAAGTGTACGCCACTGTCAACGACAGAACCAAATTAATTAGAACTCTTGCCATTGCCAAAAGTGCCATTCGACACAATATGTCGAAGGATCTTCCTCATATGAATACCCCTACCTGTATTATTTGGGGAGAAGACGATAATGTTACACCTCCGGCCGTTGCCAAAGAATTTCATGAATTACTACCCGATTCCGATTTATTCTGGATTGCCAAATGCGGGCATGCAGCAATGATGGAACATCCTAACGAATTTAACGATTTGCTTTACGCCTGGCTGCAAGAGCGAAAGTTTTAA
- the yihA gene encoding ribosome biogenesis GTP-binding protein YihA/YsxC, which produces MQIKSAEFIMSNSDVAKCPKDRFPEYAFIGRSNVGKSSLINMLMQRKNLAKTSGRPGKTQLINHFLVNKNWYLVDLPGYGYARVSKSAKKTFQKFITDYFNKREQMVLAFVLVDCRHEPQPIDLEFMQWMGENQVPFSIVFTKADKLKPNALLRNIEAYAQKMLETWEEMPSYFVTSASSSEGRDELLQYIDSVNQDLNAS; this is translated from the coding sequence ATGCAAATCAAATCGGCAGAATTTATCATGAGCAACAGCGATGTTGCCAAATGCCCCAAAGACAGATTCCCAGAATATGCCTTTATTGGGCGCTCTAACGTTGGAAAATCTTCGCTCATCAATATGTTGATGCAACGCAAAAATCTGGCTAAAACCAGTGGACGCCCCGGAAAAACACAGTTAATAAATCATTTTTTGGTAAATAAAAACTGGTATCTGGTCGATTTACCGGGTTATGGCTATGCCAGAGTATCCAAAAGTGCCAAGAAAACCTTCCAGAAATTTATAACCGATTATTTCAATAAAAGAGAACAAATGGTGCTGGCTTTTGTCCTGGTAGATTGTCGCCACGAACCTCAGCCTATCGATTTGGAATTTATGCAGTGGATGGGAGAAAATCAGGTGCCGTTTTCCATTGTTTTCACCAAAGCCGACAAATTAAAACCCAATGCCTTGCTTCGGAATATCGAAGCGTATGCTCAGAAAATGCTGGAAACCTGGGAAGAAATGCCTTCCTATTTTGTGACTTCGGCAAGTAGCAGTGAAGGCCGAGATGAATTGCTTCAATACATAGACAGCGTTAATCAGGATTTAAACGCTTCGTAA
- the gldC gene encoding gliding motility protein GldC: MAEHTSEINIKVALDANKIPEKLQWSAKDGGVANEEAKAVFLSVWDHNSKEALRIDLWTKDMPLDEMKIFFHQTLSAMADTFQRATNDDKMSATMRDFCDYFAEKLELKK; encoded by the coding sequence ATGGCCGAACATACTTCCGAAATTAATATCAAAGTAGCGCTCGACGCGAATAAAATTCCTGAAAAACTGCAATGGTCTGCCAAGGATGGCGGCGTAGCCAATGAAGAAGCCAAAGCCGTTTTCTTATCGGTTTGGGATCACAATAGTAAGGAGGCACTGCGTATTGATCTTTGGACCAAAGACATGCCGCTGGACGAGATGAAAATCTTCTTTCATCAAACACTTAGTGCGATGGCCGATACTTTTCAACGTGCTACAAACGATGATAAAATGAGCGCTACCATGCGCGATTTTTGTGATTATTTTGCTGAAAAATTGGAGCTGAAAAAATAG
- the gldB gene encoding gliding motility lipoprotein GldB translates to MKIYLVLLVSLLLLSCDSKSDVEKEIEAIPMEVTIDRFDKVFGAASVENLQELKQQYPVFFPAQYPDSLWIARLQDTLQKELHAEVVKQFPDNSQLEDGLTSLFKHIKFYFPLFTTPIVYTTTSDVDYRNKVLLSDNKLVIALDTYLGSEHPFYDGIQNYTVKTMNASQIMPDVASEYARRLVSKPADRTLLAQMIYYGKELYLKDLWLPETSDADKIGFTEAEYLWAQDNSLDMWRYFVENELLYSTDTKLPPRFINPAPFSKFYLEIDNESPGMTGRFLGWQIVRSYMENNTVSVQQLMMLDADEIFKNSKYKPKK, encoded by the coding sequence ATGAAAATCTACCTTGTACTGCTCGTAAGTCTGTTGCTATTGTCATGTGATTCGAAATCGGATGTCGAAAAAGAAATCGAAGCCATTCCCATGGAAGTAACAATAGATCGTTTCGACAAAGTTTTTGGTGCGGCATCTGTTGAAAACTTGCAGGAATTAAAACAACAATATCCTGTATTTTTCCCGGCGCAATATCCCGACAGTCTTTGGATAGCTAGACTTCAGGATACTTTGCAAAAAGAGTTGCATGCGGAAGTGGTAAAACAATTTCCCGATAATTCGCAGCTTGAAGATGGGCTTACCTCCCTGTTTAAACATATAAAATTCTACTTTCCGCTTTTTACCACACCTATTGTATATACCACAACTTCCGATGTGGATTATAGGAACAAAGTGCTGCTGAGCGACAATAAACTGGTCATTGCATTAGATACTTATTTAGGTTCCGAACATCCCTTTTACGATGGTATTCAAAACTATACAGTTAAGACGATGAATGCATCGCAAATTATGCCGGACGTAGCTTCGGAATATGCAAGACGTCTCGTTTCAAAGCCTGCAGATAGAACGCTTTTAGCGCAAATGATCTACTATGGAAAAGAATTATATCTCAAAGATCTTTGGTTGCCCGAAACCAGTGATGCCGATAAGATAGGTTTCACCGAAGCGGAATATCTTTGGGCGCAGGACAATTCACTGGACATGTGGCGTTATTTTGTGGAGAACGAACTTTTATACAGCACCGATACCAAATTACCTCCCAGATTTATTAATCCGGCACCGTTTTCCAAATTTTATCTCGAAATTGACAACGAATCTCCCGGAATGACCGGGCGCTTCCTGGGGTGGCAGATAGTGCGTTCCTATATGGAAAATAATACTGTGAGTGTGCAACAGTTGATGATGTTGGACGCAGACGAAATATTTAAAAATTCAAAATACAAACCAAAGAAATAA
- the nadE gene encoding NAD(+) synthase, which yields MQTEKVANHIVNWLKEYAVKANMDGFVVGVSGGIDSAVTSFLCAKTGMRTLCVEMPIHQAESQVTRGREHIALLKKQFANVSDVCVDLTPVFEEFKKQAPSTEDDRFLDLSLANTRARLRMTTLYYFAGLHRYLVAGTGNKVEDFGVGFFTKYGDGGVDLSPIASLLKSEVYEIGRFLKVPASILKAAPTDGLFGDSRTDEDQIGASYDELEWAMQMQAEGKSNNDFSGRKRTVFDLYLKLNKANQHKMVPIPVCEIPPAFRE from the coding sequence ATGCAAACCGAAAAAGTAGCAAATCACATTGTCAATTGGTTAAAAGAGTATGCTGTAAAAGCCAATATGGATGGTTTTGTGGTTGGTGTGAGCGGCGGAATTGATTCGGCTGTGACATCTTTTCTATGTGCTAAAACGGGAATGAGAACGCTTTGTGTCGAAATGCCAATACATCAGGCCGAAAGTCAGGTGACACGTGGCCGAGAACATATTGCACTATTAAAAAAACAATTCGCCAACGTAAGTGATGTGTGTGTGGATCTCACCCCGGTTTTTGAAGAATTCAAAAAACAAGCTCCTTCTACCGAAGACGATCGGTTTTTAGACTTAAGTTTGGCCAATACACGAGCGAGATTACGTATGACAACCTTGTACTACTTCGCCGGGCTTCACAGATATTTGGTTGCCGGAACCGGGAATAAAGTTGAAGATTTCGGGGTGGGCTTTTTTACAAAATACGGCGATGGCGGTGTGGATCTTAGCCCAATCGCTTCTCTGCTAAAAAGTGAAGTCTATGAAATTGGACGTTTTTTGAAGGTGCCTGCATCTATTTTAAAAGCGGCACCAACCGACGGACTTTTTGGTGATAGCAGGACCGATGAAGATCAAATTGGTGCCAGCTACGATGAGTTGGAATGGGCCATGCAAATGCAAGCAGAAGGAAAATCGAATAATGACTTTTCCGGGCGCAAAAGAACGGTTTTTGACCTCTATTTAAAGCTCAATAAAGCCAACCAACATAAAATGGTACCCATTCCTGTATGTGAAATCCCTCCTGCATTCAGAGAATAA
- a CDS encoding response regulator transcription factor, translating into MKKIFIADHHPVTRKGIACMLKKNANYTIIGKANNGDELYKCLEESEPDILIMEIDMPHINGINALRSIKTEFPKMRVLIFSTHPEEIYALRSIKSGAAGYVPKTASTKVFLKALKQISKGGIFLNEELTSTFTSRNVGETSAISRYKKLSSREIEVLNLLSSGKRNKDIANALNINEKTVSTYKTRLLKKLKVDNLADLIHQSRMFQFG; encoded by the coding sequence ATGAAGAAAATCTTTATTGCAGATCATCACCCGGTTACGCGCAAAGGTATTGCGTGTATGCTGAAGAAAAACGCCAACTACACCATTATTGGTAAGGCAAATAATGGCGACGAATTATATAAATGTTTAGAAGAGAGCGAACCCGATATCCTTATCATGGAAATCGATATGCCGCACATAAACGGAATTAATGCGCTTCGAAGTATTAAAACCGAATTTCCTAAAATGAGGGTGCTTATATTTTCTACCCATCCTGAAGAAATTTACGCTCTGCGTTCTATCAAATCGGGAGCCGCAGGATATGTGCCCAAAACGGCATCAACCAAAGTTTTCTTAAAAGCATTAAAACAAATCTCCAAAGGAGGCATTTTCTTAAACGAAGAATTGACTTCTACTTTCACCAGCAGGAATGTGGGTGAGACCAGCGCTATTAGCCGATATAAAAAATTATCTTCACGCGAAATTGAGGTATTGAATTTGCTTTCCAGCGGAAAACGCAATAAAGACATTGCAAATGCACTTAACATTAACGAAAAAACGGTAAGTACGTATAAAACTCGTTTGCTGAAAAAATTGAAAGTGGATAATCTGGCCGATTTAATACATCAGTCAAGAATGTTTCAATTCGGGTAA
- the dnaG gene encoding DNA primase, translating to MISKTTIDNVFETARVEEVIGDFVHLKKSGSNYKGLSPFSDERTPSFMVSPVKQIWKDFSSGKGGNVVAFLMEHEHFTYPEAIKYLAKKYGVEIEETEQSTEQKELANERESHYLVSEFAKDYFHNTLLKTEEGKAIGLSYFKERGFTDEIIKKFELGYSPNAWDAFTGHAVKKGYTLDYLEKTGLTIVKEEKQFDRFKGRVMFPIVSLSGRTLGFGGRILTSDKKAAKYLNSPESDIYHKSKVLYGIFHAKQSIAKEDNCYLVEGYTDVIQMYQAGIHNVVSSSGTALTPEQIRLINRLTKNITLLFDGDAAGVRASLRGVDLILEQGMNVKICTFPAGEDPDSFAKNNSLEEITVYLEENSGDFINFKASLLASEAKNDPVKKADTIRDMVVSISKIPDVIKREVYIQECSRIMDISEEVLFNTLAQILQKEKRDASKKPQTTRQEFEVIPSEKHTSEKVDVQYELERKIIELLLLYGTVEEDFEDLILEADEKGGIAFKPEIVKAKVFEKIYLDLQEDEIEFANESFKEVYFEIINKLNQDSDFQINTLINELDASVAETISDILMEEEKYQLHNWEGKEIYVKEKNQTIPQIVSETILNLRRHLVSQKIMELAVELKDDTTEEKSTVLENIRDYNTLRTVLSEKLNRVL from the coding sequence TTGATTTCAAAAACCACCATAGATAATGTGTTCGAAACTGCCCGAGTAGAGGAGGTTATTGGGGATTTTGTACATCTTAAAAAATCGGGTAGCAACTACAAAGGTCTCAGCCCTTTTAGTGACGAACGCACTCCCAGTTTTATGGTTTCGCCCGTAAAGCAAATTTGGAAGGATTTTTCCAGCGGAAAAGGAGGGAATGTGGTGGCTTTCTTAATGGAGCACGAACATTTTACCTACCCTGAAGCCATAAAATACTTGGCGAAAAAGTACGGTGTCGAGATTGAAGAAACAGAGCAATCGACCGAACAAAAGGAACTGGCCAACGAACGGGAGAGTCATTATTTGGTAAGCGAATTTGCCAAAGACTATTTTCACAATACACTTTTAAAAACTGAAGAAGGCAAAGCCATTGGGCTCAGCTATTTTAAAGAGCGAGGTTTTACCGATGAAATTATCAAAAAGTTCGAGTTGGGCTATTCCCCCAATGCCTGGGATGCCTTTACCGGTCATGCGGTAAAAAAGGGCTATACGCTCGATTATCTCGAAAAAACGGGGCTCACCATTGTAAAGGAAGAAAAGCAGTTTGACCGATTTAAAGGACGGGTGATGTTTCCTATTGTGAGTTTAAGCGGTAGGACGTTGGGTTTTGGAGGTCGAATTTTAACGAGCGATAAAAAAGCGGCAAAATACCTTAATTCGCCCGAAAGTGATATCTATCATAAGAGCAAGGTGTTGTACGGTATTTTTCATGCCAAACAAAGCATTGCAAAAGAAGACAACTGTTATCTGGTGGAAGGATATACAGACGTAATACAAATGTACCAGGCCGGAATTCACAATGTGGTTTCCTCTTCGGGGACAGCGTTAACGCCCGAACAGATTCGCTTAATTAACCGTCTTACCAAGAACATTACCTTATTATTTGACGGCGATGCGGCCGGAGTAAGGGCTTCCTTGCGTGGAGTAGATCTTATTCTGGAGCAAGGGATGAATGTCAAGATTTGCACCTTCCCTGCAGGCGAGGATCCGGATAGTTTCGCGAAAAACAATTCGCTGGAAGAGATCACTGTGTATCTGGAAGAAAACTCCGGGGACTTTATCAACTTTAAGGCTTCGCTATTGGCTTCGGAGGCTAAGAATGATCCGGTAAAGAAGGCGGATACCATTCGGGATATGGTAGTGAGTATTTCTAAAATCCCGGATGTGATTAAACGAGAAGTTTATATTCAGGAGTGTTCCCGGATTATGGACATAAGTGAAGAAGTGTTGTTTAACACGCTGGCGCAAATACTTCAGAAGGAAAAAAGAGATGCCTCCAAGAAACCGCAAACCACTAGACAGGAGTTTGAAGTAATTCCATCGGAAAAACATACTTCCGAGAAGGTTGATGTGCAATACGAATTGGAGCGAAAAATCATCGAATTACTGTTGTTGTATGGTACGGTTGAAGAAGATTTTGAAGATTTAATACTCGAGGCCGATGAAAAAGGTGGAATTGCCTTTAAACCTGAAATTGTAAAAGCAAAGGTCTTCGAAAAGATTTATTTGGACCTGCAAGAAGATGAAATTGAATTTGCAAATGAAAGTTTTAAGGAGGTCTATTTTGAAATTATCAATAAATTAAATCAGGATTCCGACTTTCAAATCAATACCCTTATAAACGAATTGGATGCCTCAGTGGCTGAAACAATTTCAGACATATTAATGGAGGAAGAAAAATATCAGTTACACAACTGGGAGGGGAAGGAAATATATGTAAAGGAAAAGAATCAAACCATACCCCAAATTGTTAGTGAAACAATTTTGAATTTAAGAAGACATCTGGTGTCTCAAAAAATTATGGAACTGGCAGTCGAGCTGAAGGATGACACTACAGAAGAGAAGAGTACGGTGCTTGAAAATATAAGAGATTACAATACCCTACGCACAGTACTTTCAGAAAAATTAAACAGGGTGCTCTAA
- a CDS encoding RNA polymerase sigma factor yields the protein MKIISLHKNYTKLIAKAGKGNRRAQQELFELFSPKMLSVCRQYVKSNDIAEEVMLTGFLKVFTYLHSYKAQGSFEGWIRRIMVNESISELRRNKKFDFKDEAEIENSIEHVAYIETELEVEEIQKMIDSLPDGYKTVFVLYAVEGYKHSEIAELLQISESTSKSQLFKARKMLQAKVKQNNISYGTH from the coding sequence TTGAAAATTATATCGTTACATAAAAACTATACGAAACTTATTGCCAAGGCGGGAAAAGGGAACAGACGTGCACAACAGGAGTTGTTCGAACTGTTTTCACCAAAGATGCTAAGTGTTTGCAGACAGTATGTAAAGAGTAATGATATTGCTGAAGAGGTGATGCTCACCGGATTTTTAAAAGTATTCACCTACCTGCATTCGTATAAGGCGCAAGGCAGTTTTGAAGGCTGGATTAGAAGAATTATGGTGAACGAGTCGATTTCGGAATTGCGGAGGAATAAGAAATTCGACTTTAAGGACGAAGCCGAAATTGAGAATTCCATTGAGCACGTGGCTTATATCGAAACCGAATTGGAGGTGGAAGAAATTCAGAAAATGATCGATTCCCTTCCCGATGGCTACAAAACAGTTTTTGTGCTGTATGCCGTTGAGGGATACAAGCACAGTGAGATAGCCGAATTGCTCCAAATAAGTGAGAGCACGTCCAAATCGCAGTTGTTTAAAGCCCGAAAAATGCTTCAGGCGAAAGTGAAACAAAATAATATAAGTTATGGCACCCATTAA
- a CDS encoding polyprenyl synthetase family protein produces the protein MKIVSQIKLPIEYEMELFEKKFTVSMSSKVSLLNRITHYVVNRKGKQMRPMFVFLIAKMTNHGEVNDRTYRGASVIELIHTATLVHDDVVDDSNRRRGFFSINALWKNKIAVLVGDYLLSRGLLLSIDNGDFDLLKIISVAVREMSEGELLQIEKARKLDITEEVYFEIIQKKTATLIAACCAMGAQSVNASKEEVENLRRFGELIGIAFQIKDDLFDYGKEKIGKPTGIDIKEQKMTLPLIYALNHASAKEKSWLINSVKNYNRDKKRVQEVIDFVKKTGGLEYAVTKMKSYQEEALQLLQSYPPSTYKDSLELMVNYVIDRKK, from the coding sequence ATGAAAATAGTCTCACAAATAAAATTACCCATAGAGTACGAAATGGAACTTTTCGAGAAAAAGTTTACCGTTTCCATGTCTTCCAAAGTTTCCCTCCTCAACCGTATAACGCATTATGTTGTAAACCGAAAAGGAAAACAAATGCGGCCCATGTTTGTGTTCCTTATCGCCAAAATGACCAATCACGGAGAAGTAAATGACCGCACCTATCGCGGAGCTTCAGTGATTGAGTTAATACATACTGCCACCCTCGTACACGATGATGTAGTTGACGACAGCAATCGGAGGCGGGGCTTTTTCAGTATCAACGCTCTTTGGAAAAATAAAATTGCGGTGTTGGTGGGCGACTATTTGCTTTCGAGAGGGTTGCTACTTTCCATCGATAACGGCGATTTCGATTTGCTAAAAATTATTTCGGTGGCAGTGCGTGAGATGAGTGAAGGTGAATTGCTTCAAATTGAAAAGGCCCGAAAACTCGATATCACCGAAGAAGTCTACTTTGAAATCATACAGAAGAAAACCGCTACTTTAATCGCTGCCTGTTGTGCCATGGGGGCACAATCGGTAAATGCTTCAAAAGAAGAAGTTGAAAACTTGCGAAGATTTGGAGAATTGATAGGCATTGCTTTTCAGATTAAAGATGACCTTTTCGATTATGGAAAGGAAAAAATTGGCAAGCCAACGGGAATCGATATCAAGGAGCAAAAAATGACGCTTCCGTTAATTTATGCGCTCAATCACGCTTCGGCCAAAGAGAAATCCTGGCTTATAAATTCTGTCAAAAACTACAATAGGGATAAAAAACGAGTGCAGGAAGTAATAGATTTTGTGAAGAAAACCGGCGGACTCGAATACGCGGTGACCAAAATGAAATCCTATCAGGAAGAGGCATTGCAGTTGCTTCAGTCGTATCCGCCCTCAACCTACAAAGATTCTTTAGAGTTGATGGTAAATTATGTGATCGACCGAAAAAAATAA
- a CDS encoding T9SS-dependent choice-of-anchor J family protein translates to MKKITLLAAFFAAFAMNSQVTVWEDSFESYSDFEIAAIGTWSQIDNDASPTYGSTNYDFTNEAYVGTAIVFNPSMTTPDASGDTAWQVRTGEKGLYMFAATSLLNDDYIITPQIDLSGAAGSSFTFYAKSLTADFGLERFEVLLSTTGTAEGDFTVNLSGGELQAPVDVYTEYTYDLSAYDGMPIYIAIHYVAQDSFVFQMDDFIVEATTLGVNDNVFKGFTYFVDANNQLNLRANLPMDGVQLYNVLGQQVLSRKLSGTTEAVNISALTSGVYIASVIIDGQKRSYKIVKK, encoded by the coding sequence ATGAAAAAAATTACTTTATTGGCAGCCTTCTTTGCTGCTTTTGCTATGAATTCGCAAGTAACTGTTTGGGAAGACAGTTTTGAATCCTATTCCGATTTTGAAATTGCCGCTATCGGGACATGGTCACAAATTGATAACGATGCTTCGCCAACGTATGGCTCAACAAATTATGACTTTACTAATGAAGCTTATGTAGGTACTGCAATTGTCTTTAATCCATCAATGACAACACCGGATGCTTCGGGAGATACAGCCTGGCAGGTACGTACAGGAGAAAAAGGATTATACATGTTTGCAGCGACAAGTCTATTGAATGACGATTATATAATTACTCCACAAATCGATCTTAGTGGGGCAGCCGGATCTTCTTTTACGTTCTATGCAAAATCGCTAACAGCGGATTTTGGTTTAGAAAGATTTGAGGTGTTATTATCTACTACCGGTACTGCTGAAGGAGATTTTACAGTTAATCTTAGTGGAGGAGAACTTCAGGCACCAGTTGATGTGTATACTGAGTATACTTACGACCTTTCTGCGTATGATGGAATGCCTATTTATATTGCGATACATTATGTAGCTCAGGACTCATTTGTATTTCAAATGGATGACTTCATTGTAGAAGCAACTACATTGGGTGTAAATGACAATGTATTTAAAGGATTTACTTATTTTGTAGATGCCAACAATCAATTAAACCTAAGAGCGAACCTTCCAATGGATGGTGTTCAGTTATACAATGTTCTTGGGCAACAAGTTCTTTCAAGAAAATTGAGCGGTACTACTGAAGCTGTAAATATCTCGGCACTTACAAGTGGTGTTTATATTGCGAGTGTTATAATTGACGGACAAAAGCGATCTTACAAAATTGTAAAGAAGTAA
- the rlmN gene encoding 23S rRNA (adenine(2503)-C(2))-methyltransferase RlmN, with protein sequence MISEKKDIRALSKEELRTFFESIGDKPFRGNQVYEWLWSKGLHTFEEMTNISKQTRAHLEANFVINHIEVDSLQKSSDGTVKNAVKLHDGLIVESVLIPTKKRTTACVSSQVGCSLDCKFCATARLKRMRNLNPDEIYDQVVAIDKESRLYHSRPLSNIVFMGMGEPLMNYKNVLEAIDKITSDEGLGMSSKRITVSTSGVPKMIKKLADDAVKFNLAVSLHSAIQEKREQIMPFAKSFHLTDLQESLEYWYEKTNRKITYEYVVWEGINDSKEDIDALVRFCNYIPCKVNIIEYNPIDDGQFQQASNYAIQNYITALEKNRTPVTVRRSRGKDIDAACGQLANKH encoded by the coding sequence ATGATTTCAGAAAAAAAAGACATACGGGCATTATCCAAAGAAGAACTACGCACTTTCTTCGAATCTATTGGCGACAAACCTTTTAGAGGAAATCAGGTTTATGAATGGCTTTGGAGCAAAGGCTTGCACACGTTCGAGGAAATGACCAACATTTCGAAGCAAACCCGCGCGCATTTGGAGGCCAACTTTGTGATAAATCATATTGAAGTAGACAGCTTGCAAAAGAGCAGCGACGGGACAGTAAAGAACGCTGTTAAGCTGCACGACGGACTCATTGTTGAATCGGTCTTAATTCCCACGAAAAAGAGAACCACGGCCTGCGTATCTTCTCAGGTTGGTTGCAGTTTGGATTGTAAATTTTGCGCCACGGCGCGATTGAAGCGAATGCGGAATTTAAATCCGGACGAGATCTACGATCAGGTTGTAGCCATCGACAAAGAAAGCAGACTTTATCACAGTCGCCCGCTTTCAAATATTGTGTTTATGGGAATGGGTGAGCCGCTTATGAATTACAAGAACGTTCTTGAAGCTATCGATAAAATAACTTCAGATGAAGGACTGGGGATGTCTTCCAAGAGAATTACCGTATCCACATCGGGGGTGCCCAAAATGATAAAGAAGTTGGCCGACGATGCGGTGAAATTCAATCTGGCGGTTTCCTTGCATTCGGCCATTCAGGAAAAACGGGAACAAATCATGCCGTTTGCAAAAAGTTTTCATCTTACAGACTTACAAGAGTCGTTGGAATATTGGTACGAAAAGACCAACCGCAAGATTACTTACGAATATGTGGTATGGGAAGGTATCAACGACAGTAAAGAGGATATCGATGCCCTGGTGCGGTTTTGCAACTATATACCCTGTAAGGTCAATATTATAGAGTACAATCCCATCGATGACGGACAGTTTCAGCAAGCATCCAACTATGCCATTCAAAATTACATCACTGCTCTGGAAAAAAACAGAACCCCTGTGACAGTTCGCAGAAGCAGAGGTAAGGACATTGATGCAGCCTGTGGACAGTTAGCCAACAAACACTAA